The nucleotide window aaattccaaaatctaaccctaatacaaacaatactataacatatgttattaaaccctaaaccaaagacTTTTCGGAGTCTTCCAGAccctataatcaaataactaagcaaaaaaaaaaaaacacttcttTAAATTTCAAAGAAActtgtggaagcaccgtagcctattcgttaaggtttaaagacttctacgcccaggtctggggttcgaaccccagactatgcaatttcttgcagattacaggaaatccaagTTTCAAGTCCTGGAGAAGAGCGATTTATTAATGCAGACTACAAAAAGAAAGATTTACAAGGAAatttcaacatggtgcaagtaaatctggtcatgaatggatcttcataggacggctcagatgatgcagttaggcgtagatcttcataaggcaggtagtattgtcggttatcgatttgtctatgtaatctttctcataaaCGTTatgtcataataaatcagcgttaaaaaaaaattaaaagaaacttagaaaatgtttaaaacaAGTTGATAGTCATTAAACACATATAAGTCAAACTAAAAACagttaaaaatataagatttcaaaatttaacCCAAAAATACCAACAATACTATAATATACgttacgaaaccctaaaccaaaggctatcatgactcaatctacattcactcatctatgttaaaaataattcaaatttagtaaaactaaatttccatcatttagaaatgtttattaatacatgattttgattttttatctttcaaaatatttttcataaaattttttAACTACTTTTAAGATCTAATACATGAGAAGACTTCCTCTAGAAGACTTCTGGAAGACTTTGATTTAGGCGGGAAAcctaaaattttctaaaatttagatGGGAACActaaattctactaaaatttaggTGAGATATGTTGTGAGTCTTCCAGACCCTATAATCAAATAGCTAAGCAAAAATACtttattaaacttttaagatatttagaaagtgtttaaatcaagttattagaTAGTCACTAAAGACATACatgtcaaattaaaaaaaaaaaaagatttcaaaatctaaccGTAAAATTACTAACAATACTATAAgatatgttaccaaaccctaaaccaatgaCTATCATGAGTTAATCTACATTCACTCATCTAcgttgaaaataattcaattttagtaaagctaaatttacatcatttagaaatgtttattattacatgatttcaatttttttcccttcaaaatatttttaataaaaaatttaaattattttaaagatatattGAACGAAAAGACttacaaagaacaaagaaattTTTTCATGTGGAAGGTTATAATGGTAAAACTCAatacatgttttttgtttggtcataaggaggttgttgtaatttcactagctttttgggttacttttgcatttgactgaattTAAAGTACACTGTTgtattcaaaatcaagttttgagttattttgacaatttcatcaatatataattGAAAGGATTAAAATaacagaatcccctagacactatttgagaagtgatttaATGCATGTTCTttctatgttaaaaataattcaaatttagtaaaactaaattttcatcatttagaaatgtttattaatacatgatttcgattttttctctttcaaaatatttttcataaaatttattaactacTTTTAAGATCTAATACATGAGAAGACTTCGTCTAGAAGACTTCGTCTAGAAGACTTCGTCTAGAAGACTTCGTCTAGAAGACTTCTGGAAGACTTTGATTTAGGCGGGAAAcctaaaattttctaaaatttatatggGAACActaaattctactaaaatttaggTGGGATATGTTAGAAGACTTTTTGGGAAGTCTTCTGTGAGTCTTCCAGATcctataatcaaataactaagcaaaaatactttattaaacttttaagatatttagaaagtgtttaaatcaagttttgagttatttttgacaatttcatcaatatataattgaaaggattaaaataacaaaatttcctATACActatttgagaagtgatttgATGCATGTTCTTTCTACAACCACACTTTCACAGAAACTGTGACATGACTACTAAAATTGATGACATGTAATATGCTAAATATGACATGGACAATTACATGTAgtattgattaatatttttggtaaatgttttagaatATGGTAGTAGCTAatacattacatttaatgttgatttatattcttggtaaactttttaaaatatatagtaataactcatatatcatcattaaaataaatttattcaaatattacattacaaactttaaaatattatttaattctatATTTTATAACCATACAATTTTtactaataaaattttcaaaaatttctacaattttataaaaaaaaatttataaatttttagtcataatatcattattttcttttatatatctacaaattttataaatactgtttagttttaatatttgataattataaaaaaatttatatcaaatttaattaatattatacaaactgatttaatatatttaaccaaaagaaatagataaaaatctatctaacattaaaatgtgtatatattttaatataatttaaaataaaaaatattttctcttaattttatttttaattaaatcaaatttatattaaaatattggtaaaaaatttataaaacctataatattagtaaaattttattgcTGTACATGGTATAGAAAAACACCtagtttataatatatttgaacagtgaaacttaaaatataaagttaatttGAAGTATGGAAACTCCTAATACAATGGACTAGCGttaagaaaaataaagtgaATACTTTTTTCCTTACTGTATATTACAGCTTTTTAACTAACAACTTTTTATGCATTTTATGGAAATGTGATAAgcataaatcttttttttttttgaaaaggaacATAAATCCAAGgtaagaggaaaaaaaaagaagcaaaaataGATTTCCAAGTTTCCAAGTTTgtcagaaaataaaaatacatttcatCATCCACTATTAGTTATCTACGTGTCAGGTCATGATTTGTGGAATGCTTTTAAAATTTAGCTTACTATATTTTTCTTGAATagcaaaaatagaaaaaaccAATAGAATTCGAGGTAATTCACTGTTTCCAAATTTTCTGAAATCCAAACTTGTACATTCTGTGTTTTGATCGATGGAGAAGAGAGACCTTTTTTCACAGATGATTGCAGGAGAAATGATAAAGTGTCTCTGCAtttagagaaagagagagagagagggagggaaaggatttgttttatttttgtgttcttGGGAGAGAAGAAAAGATGGAGAGTTTCAGTGAAACGGATCACGAGGAGGTGGCGGCGAAGATGACGTCGGAGGTGGGCGAGAATTTTGAGGATGAAGGGTTGGTTTCGAACTCGACATTGGAGAAAGTTGCTGCAGCGAAGAAGTATATAGAGGACCATTACAACAAACGCATGAGACACATCCAGCAACGTAAAGAAAGGTGGAACCTTGTTTTTCGCACACCATCTGTTCGTTTATATTCCTAAGAGCTGTATGAACGTTTGCTTCGTTTTGATTTGCAGGCGTTTGGTGCTAGAACAAAAGATAGCATCTTTAGATGTATCAGAGAAAGAACAACTCGAGTTGCTTGAGGATTTGCAGAGGAAAGAGACTGAGTATACTAGGTTGATGAGGAACAGGCTCTGCGTTGATGATTTTGATCTTCTCAGTATTATTGGTAGAGGAGCTTTCGGCGAGGTTAGTCTCTTTGAACACTTGTAGTTGTAGCATTAGACCcactttaattgtttttttttttttggtaaatgtggGATCTTTCTTAGGTAAGGCTATGCCGTGAGAAAAAGACTGGCAACATTTACGCcatgaagaagctgaagaagtcTGAAATGCTTAGTAGGGGGCAAGTGAGTCTTACGAATGATCTCATTTTACTCTCTTTGCTTTTATATATAAGCATACAAGTCTAAGATACCCTTTTGGTTGATCCTTCTAAATAGGTTGAGCATGTTAGATCTGAGAGGAACTTGCTAGCAGAAGTTGCTAGTGACTGTATTGTGAAGCTTTACTATTCGTTCCAAGATCCAGAATACTTGTACCTTATCATGGAGTATTTGTCCGGTGGTGATGTGATGACTTTGCTTATGAGGGAAGAGACTTTGACTGAGACCGTCGCTCGGTTTTACATTGCACAAAGTATTTTGGCTATTGAGTCCATACATAAACATAACTATGTTCACAGGTTGGTTCCGGCTCTCATTAAGATAAATGCAGCGTTAAACTGGATATGCATATTGAAGGTAGATCTTTTGTAGGGATATAAAACCAGACAATCTTCTGTTGGACAAGCATGGTCATATGAAGCTGTCAGATTTTGGTCTTTGTAAGCCTCTCGATTGTAGAAACATTTCGGCCATGAACGTAAATGAGCCTTTGAATGATGAGAATACAAATGAATCAATCGATGATGATGAGAACTGCTCAATAGGACGCCGTGGAAGGCGTTGGAAGAGCCCATTGGAACAGCTGCAGCATTGGCAGATAAACAGAAGAAAACTGGTATAGAACCGAACTCTGTTTATGATAGTAGTCTTTTACTCATATCACATTTGGGGAGTGCCTTAAACTGCTTCTTTGGATTTTGCCTGCTCTTGTTTTGAAACAGGCATATTCAACTGTTGGTACCCCTGATTATATTGCTCCTGAAGTGTTGCTGAAGAAGGGATATGGTGTAGAGTGTGACTGGTGGGTCACTGAGAATATCTTTTAGATTATTCTCCGTAGAACTGTGCCTCTTATTATCTGTTCTTTCTGTTTCATAACTTAAGGAGCATCTACTAGTTGATCTGACATGTTTCTAACTCCTTTCATCGACCCATACACATTTCATTTAATTGCAGGTGGTCTTTGGGAGCCATTATGTATGAGATGCTCGTTGGTTATCCCCCATTCTACTCAGATGACCCCGTGACAACATGTAGAAAGGTCTCTTTGCTACTATATTACAGTAATTTTCACTTTTTTCTTTAAGAAGGATCCTATTGATGCTGAGATAGTTATAAATGGAGGACGTGTTGAACATTTCCAAGTTGCTTTGCTGTATTACTGTCAGGATCTTCGcacaatttatttttatcttcgAATACATAAATTGACATTTCTGTGCATTTTCCCAATGTTTTGCATAATGTGCTTTTAGATCGTGAGCTGGAGAACTCAACTTGTATTCCCAGATGATGCAAGGTTGACACCTGAGGCACGAGATCTCATTTGCAGCTTGCTTTGCGATTCTGATCATAGGCTTGGTTCTCATGGAGCCGGAGCTGAGCAAATCAAagtatgtaaatatattttaaacaaacaTTGTTTGTTCTTCTCTTGTCTGTCACATCCATATCTTGACAAAACAAGACACATCATCTAGGCTCATCCTTGGTTCAAAGATGTGGAATGGGAAAAGCTATATGAGATGGATGCAGCTTTCAAGCCAGTAGTCAATGGAGAGCTTGATACCCAGAATTTCATGAAATTCGATGAGGTAAAAAAAGAACTACCATCTCAGGGATTATCAAGTTCTTATTATCTCTTTTAACTGAGGCATCAATATCATCTTCTGGTTCTTCCTTAGGTGGATTGTCCAAAACCAACAAGAACAGGATCTGGACCTTCATGGAAGGTACCCACAATTCTTAAGGAAAATCGTATCTTCTTATTGCTCTCTACTTACCAGACCTTGTCCTGTGATCGTAGGTGAGCATAACCCCTCAAAATATCAATTTTGTGGGATATACATACAGAAACTTTGACGCTGTCCGTAGCTCTCGCCATTCTTTAGGTGCTAactcttcttctttgttttctgATTAACACCATTTATCTTGCGCACTGTCGAGCTACGCATCTCATAGTTTCTTGAATGCAGATATCAAAGGAAGCCTTTCGCCACCACGCTCATCAACTGACTCCACCCGAAGTAAGCCTTGTtattattggaaaatatggTTTTGACTAAGTTTCCATGCCTTAACTTCATTTTAAATCTCAGGTGACTCTGCCATTGATTACGCACTACTCTCTACCGTTGATGCTTCACAACAATGACTCAATCTaagtcatcatcttcttcttcttctacaaaACATTCCTCTGCAACTTTTGTGTGTTTCTTGATCCATTGAACTTTATTTTCTTTGGCAATGTACAGTCAATAATTGCTTGCAATTGCATAGGGAAGAGAAGATCCTGAGGAATCTTTCTCTTTCAGCAGCTTCTGTTTTgccttttgtttttatttcgtGGCGATTTATTTTATATGCCCAGAAATGGCCGTTCATGTATTTTTCTTGTACGGCCGTTTTCCTTGTGGCAGTTTCTTTCCCGCCATTGTGTTTACTGTTATTGTTAGCAATATCCAAACACCAGTTTGATCATCTtcctttctgtttttttttttttttgaacttaatcttcctttctgtttttgtttgtaaataTTGTTAGCTCTTGCCtcttgttaataaatttatcaattcaTTTAACAGGATAACATATTTGTTTAAACTTCTAtagaattaaattatatttgctaagaatatatatattttatatttaaatatatatataaattataataagttgtggattttattttatttaaaatatgttaaactAGAAAAATTAGTTTGTTAATTTACTTAATGAACAGGATAAAtgtaattaaaatttcattaattaattatcaacaataaaaattcatttgattatattgttttagttttataccaaaattcagaaatataaataaaaatagtcaTCACTATATTTCAAAAAACTTGGCAAAAAAGGTctaaagaaaatttaatataataagtGATGTAAAAGTTATAAgttattatcatatttaaattttttgccaaaaatataaactttttaaaGTAAATTATACATATTCTAATTAATTGATGCCATGTCACAATTTCTTAAAACCATATTATTCTTTTGGTGGTCATGACACATAAACAATgaatgttttaagaaaattaattactttgtttgtttttcctGGCCCATTGTGGATACTTACTTATATTTGCTCTTTTCAATGCTTCTAATTAAAACTTGAATAATCACACTTGTCAACTGTAAAGGTAGTAAAATCAATCATACAAATAATGTAATCAGTAAATTAGCTTATATAAGTTCACTGTCTAATGTTCTATCAAAACAACACTAATCTAGTGATTAATTATTTTGTGAACAGAATTCGTCGACGAAAAGCCAGAGGAGGCCGGCCCATATAATAGTTTGCTTGGAGGGAGCCGGCTCGGCTCGTAATGTTTACAAACTTACCCTTACTCTCACCAAGGAAGGGCCACGTATACCTGAGGAGATATTCGTAATTTCGATTTCATCGCCGATGCTGCAACGAAACAAAGGCCCTTGGTTTGGTTCCGCTACGATCGATCCCGTCCTCTCATGGCAACCACGTTGCTTAATTTCAGACGTTCGAGCTCTTTACGTAACGATCTAATCCTCCTCAACCCCTCTGGTTTTTGATTCCTGAGGTATGTTTTCGTTTCTTCCATCTTTTAATTCTGAGATAATTAGGGCTCAATTGAAGATTCATTCTCCTTTTAGTTCTAATTTGCTACTTAAGAGTTCTAATTTTCATAAGTACTAGGCCAATGCAGAGTAGCTGTAATTTAAGTTAATTCAAGAGATCTTTTACTATTGATTATTTTCATGTTCAAATTCTACATGAAAAGGCTTATGGCGTTTACTTGATGTTTATGTTCAATTGCAGGTGcatcttaaattaattatttgagAGCTGAGAATAATTGTAGCATTTATGTGCTACAGCTTGTCATACGCCACTGTGTATTTTAGTTTTACATAACACTTTCGAGAATGTCAGCACCTGGGAAGTTTGATTATTCTTCCGCTGCGCCTCTATACAGATCTAACTTTGCCGCGCAGATGGAAAGATCAAGTAGCTTTCCTGAACGTCCTGCCCCATCATCTCATCCAAACATGTTGAGAGGCACTTCACCACTAGCGCAAACCGATGTTACAAATTTCTTCCAGTGTTTGCGTTTTGATCCTAAGGTGGTTGCCGCGGATCACAAGTCTATTCGTCAAGGTGACTTTAAGCGGCATGTTAATTTTGCTCTTGGAATACAAGGAGACGAGTCTCCTAGTACTGCATTGAAAGGGAAGTTAATTCCAGAAGAGATCAAAAGACTAAAGGCTAGTCTGCGCGAAAACAATGTCAAGGCCAGGTAGTTTAGCCACCACACAAGATAGTTAGTTGTGTTTGAAGTTACTCTTTTGGCTAACTTTTACCCTTTTGGTCGCAGGGAGCGGGTAAAAATTTTCAACGAAGCTTCTTCTGTATTTAACAAGTTTTTCCCAAGTGTTCCTACAAAGAAGAGGTCTCGACCAGAAGGTTTCTCTGGTGATCGCTTGGCATCAGGATCAGGGCTAAGCAAAATGGGCATTCAAGGTCAGACCCTCCTGGCTGGTGGTTTTGAGCTTGACCAGCAAATGTTGGATGAACGACCTAAAAGTGGTGTTCCAAATAAGCGAACACGTACTTCCATGGTAATTCCTGGCAAAACTTCATTTAATGTATTACCCGTATGGAGTTGTTTTAGTTGATATCTTGTTTCGTCCTTGAACAAGTAACCCTCATATGCTATATTGCACTTCTCTGTCCGCATTTTATGCATGCTTCTGGTTACTGGGAAGGTGGATAGTTTGAACAAGTTTTGGTGAAAAAAATGGATACTGGTAACAAATGGTAGCTTTGGATAAAGTATAGAAACTCGTTACTTGAAGCAATTTGCTACCAGAAgtagtaattttatttatttcgaaTTGCATGAAAATTTGAAGTGTTGATTTATATTATAGCAGTGGCCTTCCTATATTTAATAGGTTCTCACTTATCATAGTACTATTATGAGCTGAATTTATTTGATATGAAActgtttgaaaattttgatagaagtttataaaatttgcatttaatgttattttctaaattacaaGTCCATCACTATTGCTTCTGAAAAACCTTagatctttttattttgttgtgcAGATGGATGTTCGAAGCAATTCTGTTGTTCGACAGTCAGCTGCTGCTGTAGACAGAGATAAAGACATAATGCGGCTGGCTAATCATAATGCAGTTCAGGGTGAAGAACGAACTTCACTTGGTATTGATGGTTGGGAAAAGtcaaagatgaagaaaaaacGCTCCTGTATTAAAACGGACTGTCATCCGAACCTGGCTTCAAGTAAAGTGGTTGATGGTTATCGAGACTTGAAGCAGAGCACTCAACAGAAGTCAATGGGTGACTCCCGGACGAGATTGAATGGTGACTCGAACATGTTAAGGTATGACCTATTGACCTGTTGCGTGTACATGATAGCTTTTTGGTGCAGTCAACATACATTGCCCAGTGCTGTTACTTACTATCCTTTTTATTGATTGTTGCCATGTTCTTAGAGGTATGTTCTCCGATTTACGCTGCTTAGATGTACTTAGCTAGCTTCGGTTAATTGCTCTTCACTGTCTCCTTAGTTGCACTTGCACTATTTTATCTGAACTTATGGAAGTATGTACTGGATTGATAAGTTTTAAGCCATAAAATACTTCTTTATCTTGGAGATGCATGAATGTGAGGTGTATACTTCCGCTAACTATATCTCCCTTGGTTTTACGTTGACAATTTTACCCGTGTTTTTTTTGACTGAAGAAATGACCTTGATGCAGATGATTTAATCCATTGAAGTGGGGAAGATTATGGTTTCAAGGGTTCAAATTATGCTGGGATCCTTTTATTTGATATAACTGATCACTTTGTTGTGTTTTACTTCTTTATTTTCTCACCTCCTGTCGATCAGCTGGATTCTGTTTACTTCAACGGTTATTCTATATGTTAAAGTCTcctgtttaatatttttgtaggcaAGTGGCTGGTAATGGAGCTACTGAATATGGTAGATCTGATAACCTCTCTCAGCAGGCAAGCTTGGCTGGGTATTCCCCACTGTCAAGGGGCGATTCTGATCATAATTCTTTGTACCTTGAGAAGAGAGAACGCTCCATAGGTTCAGATAAGGAAAGGGTGAATCTAAGAGCTGTCAACAAGTATGTGTTATATCCGTAGTCACACATTTTGAATCTTTTTAATCATTTACATCCATGAATCACATGGACCTTGattataaaatttcaatttacCATATCATCTCTCTGATGTTTTAGCTACTATTGTTTCTGCTCATTGTTCTGTGTACTTATTACTCTATTGGGTTCTTTGAAGGTCCAATATTCACGATGAATTCAATTCCTCAAGTCTGGTTTCAAACACAAAACCAAATGCTTCAGTTCGCGGGCCTAGAACAGGAACAGGGCTACCTCCGAAACTGTCTCCAGGACTCCATAACACTCCTCCGTCCCCAAGTGACTGGGATATCTCTGGCTGTACAAATAAGCCTCCACCCGTGTCAGGGGTTACACATCGGAAGCGTATGACATCTAATCGGTCTTCGTCACCACCTGTCACTCAATGGGCCAGTCAGAGACCGCAAAAGATATCCCGTACAGCAAGAAGGACGAGTTTAGTTCCCATTGTTTCTAATAAGGACGAGACCTACTTAGATAATATATCAGATGCTGGTTGTAGTGACACTGGGTTTGAATTCTATAAACGCTCGCCAGCTGCTTCTCCTCAATTGAAAATAAGAGGTGAAAGCAGCTTCTCCACAGCAGCTTTTTCAGAAAGTGAAGAATCTGGTCCCCCTGAGATCAAGTCTAAAGACAAGGGGAAACAGTTTGATGAGGTTGATGGGAAAGCTGCACATAATATTCCTAAAGTGTCTATCCCTGCTTTACAATCAAGAAAAGGTAACAAGCGTGCTTCTGGTGAAGAGATTGGGGATGGTGTGAGAAGGCAAGGAAGGACGGGCCGTGGCGGCTTTTCTTCCACAAGATCTCTCAACCCAGTGGGAGTAGAGAAACTTAAGAATGTTGGAACAACGAAACAGCTTCGCAGTGCAAGAACTATCTTGCACAAGAGTGAAAGGTAGAGATCATTCCTATTTTAACCATAGCCTCTAATTTTCTTTCTTctgtgtttgaatttttttcgaCTCCATGATGTTTATCTCATATATTTCTTCGTGAATTCTGTGCAGTAAGGTGGGCCGTCCACCCACTAGGAAACTATCTGATCGCAAGGCTTACAGTCGTCAGAGAGCTACGGCAACAAATGCTTCACCACTTGATTTTTATGGTAAAACAAGTTCAGTTTTAAAAAATGTGCTCGCTTGTCTCCTTTATTTATGGATTACTTACGTTTCTTAGCCGGTTCAGATGATGGTCATGAGGAGCTACAAGCGGCTGTTAACTCAGCCGTaaattttggtaaaatattgtttattcGTTCACTTTTAGGTTGTATACTCAACTTTTGTTTCTGGATTGAATTGTCTTGTCATTGATGCAGCTCAAAATTTTCCCAACTCTTTCTGGAAGCAAATGGACCGCTACTTTTGCTTTATATCCGACGATCATATTAACTTTATGAAGCACCAGGTGAAACCTTTTACTTCATTCTCAGATCTTATTGTTAAGGATATTTGACAGATATATCTCTATTGAGTTATAAGTATTTACACCTGACGTCCTGAACTAATACTGTAATAGTCTAGTTATCTTTCTGGCTTAAGTATAGTTGCTTAGAAATGTGCTACAAGGGAAATTAATGTTTGGATTATACATGGAAATAAGTACCAATAATTTCACTATGCTTGCTCCTTATGATTTATGGTCCCGTATTTATCTGCACCCCATTAACGTAAAGGTAAGggaatcccaaaaaaaaaagtaaaaagaaacGGTGTGAAGTGTCTGTTGGACTTGTTAATGGGAGCAACAAGCATGTAAACTTCAACACATTTTAGATGGTTAATAATGGGCTGCTTTTTCATCCATTTGCAGGGAGAACTCTTCTCCATGGGTCCTTCACCTGTGCTGACACCCCCTGACTTTGATAGCCGTGATTTATATCCTGAGGAACTTGCAACTCGCACTGTCGATTCTAAGGCTTCTCCACTATACCATAGATTGCTATCAGCTTTGATTTCTGAGGACTCGATGAGTGTTAATGAAGATCTCCAAGTTGATGAGTTTGGGGCCATGCATGATCTTGATGACCACTCAGAATTCAGTGTTCTGATGAATAATGGGTTTAGAAACCATGAATGGCTGGAACATGATGAATCAGAGGATGCAATTCTGTTCAAGGGCGTTAATAACTCGGCCTACCACTGCAATGACAAATTTTCAGAGCATTCACCCATTGACTTCTCAAACATTCCTTATGATAAATTGGGGATAGATGAAAAGATTTATCTGGAAGCTCAGTCTATTGGAATATCCTTAGAACCAATGGTATGCAGTCTAGTATCATAGTTATTGAGAAACTTGTTACTGCTATATACTTTTTTGCTGAAGTTTCTTGATATGATGTTCTTGTGTGTTTCTTACAGCCTAGTATCTCAAACGTGGAGGATGAAGGAATCGTTGACGAAATAAAAAAGTTGGAGGAGGCTATCTGCAAGGAGGTCTCTTTCTCATCAAATACTGTAATATTGATTGATTATGGTTTTCTTGTCTGCCTTGCGGGTTTATTTAAGAACTTTATGTGGATTCTGACTTCTCATAAGCAACCCTTGTAAAAGGCCAAAAGCAATATTTGTATGTCCCATGTTTACTTTCTCCAGAGAAAAACACCGTTTGATGGCGTCTCTATGTTATTTTCACAGGGTTttaagaagaaagagatggtTGATAGGCTATTAAAGCCTGCCTTAGAGATGAGAGAAActcaagagaagtatgaattTTCCCTTACTCTGCGTTTTGTGCTCGCCTTTGTGAATATGGATTATGATCTGATGGTTTTGATCTGTGCTTCTTTCCTTTACATAGGGAGTTAGATCAGCTTGGTTATGATAAACTCATCGAGATGGCATATGAGAAAATCAAGGTAAACTAATAACTGGCTCCTATCCAGCATTTTTTCTTGCTTCCCTAGCCAAGTCACTTATCTGCTTAACTCCAAGGTTCTTGGTTGATAACTCTGTCTCGTTTCTTGTACAGGCAAGTCGGCGTCATCACACCGTTGCTGGAAAAAACTCCGCTAACAAGATATCAAAGCAGGCTGCATCGGCTTTTGTTAAAAGGACGCTTGAACGATGCCGTCAGTTCGAAGAGACGGGCAAAAGCTGCTTCAGTGAGCCTGAAATTAAGGATATGTTCATCGCCAGGTTGGCAACAGCTCCTGCGGACAAGGAGGATAATCCGTCGACTTCAAGTACGATGTATTTACTAAAATAACGGCTTCTATTTACATACATATTCGCTCTACTAATTTGAGTCCTAATGCCTTTTCCCCTGACAGCACCCATTGGCTCACAGCCAAGCTCTACTTCTTTGGCACGCGTTGGGCAGAACTTGGAGAACTATGCCAATTGTTCTGATGCTGAAAATGCTTTACGAGAGCAAACGATAGGGAGAGAAGATACAGTTTGGTCCAATAGGGTCAAGAAGAGAGAGTTACTTCTTGATGATGTTGGTATTATTGGGACACAACTCTCAAGTAGTACAAAGGGAAAGAGAAGTGAGAGGGACAGAGATGGGAAAGGCCAGGCTTCATCTAGAAGCGGGACCAATAAGATCGGTCGGCCTTCCCTGTTCAATGCCAATGGTGAAAGAAAACAGAAAGCAAAGCCGAAGCAGGAGACAAATCAGATATCTTCATTTGTTAGG belongs to Brassica rapa cultivar Chiifu-401-42 chromosome A07, CAAS_Brap_v3.01, whole genome shotgun sequence and includes:
- the LOC103828304 gene encoding uncharacterized protein LOC103828304 isoform X1; this encodes MSAPGKFDYSSAAPLYRSNFAAQMERSSSFPERPAPSSHPNMLRGTSPLAQTDVTNFFQCLRFDPKVVAADHKSIRQGDFKRHVNFALGIQGDESPSTALKGKLIPEEIKRLKASLRENNVKARERVKIFNEASSVFNKFFPSVPTKKRSRPEGFSGDRLASGSGLSKMGIQGQTLLAGGFELDQQMLDERPKSGVPNKRTRTSMMDVRSNSVVRQSAAAVDRDKDIMRLANHNAVQGEERTSLGIDGWEKSKMKKKRSCIKTDCHPNLASSKVVDGYRDLKQSTQQKSMGDSRTRLNGDSNMLRQVAGNGATEYGRSDNLSQQASLAGYSPLSRGDSDHNSLYLEKRERSIGSDKERVNLRAVNKSNIHDEFNSSSLVSNTKPNASVRGPRTGTGLPPKLSPGLHNTPPSPSDWDISGCTNKPPPVSGVTHRKRMTSNRSSSPPVTQWASQRPQKISRTARRTSLVPIVSNKDETYLDNISDAGCSDTGFEFYKRSPAASPQLKIRGESSFSTAAFSESEESGPPEIKSKDKGKQFDEVDGKAAHNIPKVSIPALQSRKGNKRASGEEIGDGVRRQGRTGRGGFSSTRSLNPVGVEKLKNVGTTKQLRSARTILHKSESKVGRPPTRKLSDRKAYSRQRATATNASPLDFYAGSDDGHEELQAAVNSAVNFAQNFPNSFWKQMDRYFCFISDDHINFMKHQGELFSMGPSPVLTPPDFDSRDLYPEELATRTVDSKASPLYHRLLSALISEDSMSVNEDLQVDEFGAMHDLDDHSEFSVLMNNGFRNHEWLEHDESEDAILFKGVNNSAYHCNDKFSEHSPIDFSNIPYDKLGIDEKIYLEAQSIGISLEPMPSISNVEDEGIVDEIKKLEEAICKEGFKKKEMVDRLLKPALEMRETQEKELDQLGYDKLIEMAYEKIKASRRHHTVAGKNSANKISKQAASAFVKRTLERCRQFEETGKSCFSEPEIKDMFIARLATAPADKEDNPSTSTPIGSQPSSTSLARVGQNLENYANCSDAENALREQTIGREDTVWSNRVKKRELLLDDVGIIGTQLSSSTKGKRSERDRDGKGQASSRSGTNKIGRPSLFNANGERKQKAKPKQETNQISSFVRSPEQPKAPLPNSNEANGEYDNLEALEDTEPILDFSQLQIPDGFGGPEFDAQPGDISSWFNMDEEEDFDILELGVPMDDLAGLNIKF